A DNA window from Natrinema amylolyticum contains the following coding sequences:
- a CDS encoding twin-arginine translocation signal domain-containing protein has protein sequence MPEKQRDLVLSNSDDSRRSFMKKGALATGALALGASGTATAQEDDGVFGDLDDAWKALIQVDNFHPNARFTFVSGVIEWSPNYGDVQDSWFSDYNTYQIRWLNTDEVVPLYVAHDANIGEYDEELGFIPDADDDQNQPQLFEMNQEWTPFSDNNRLITVNASPVGEDEEDNILDTEDWWQNTE, from the coding sequence ATGCCAGAGAAACAGAGGGATCTAGTCCTCAGTAATTCGGACGATTCGCGTCGATCCTTCATGAAGAAGGGTGCGCTCGCGACAGGCGCACTTGCCCTCGGTGCATCGGGAACTGCGACGGCGCAGGAAGACGACGGAGTCTTCGGCGATCTTGACGACGCATGGAAAGCGCTCATTCAGGTCGATAACTTCCATCCGAACGCCCGGTTCACGTTCGTCTCAGGGGTTATCGAGTGGTCGCCGAACTACGGCGATGTGCAGGACAGTTGGTTCTCGGACTACAACACATACCAGATTCGGTGGCTCAACACCGACGAGGTTGTCCCGTTGTATGTCGCACACGACGCAAATATCGGCGAGTACGACGAAGAGCTTGGATTCATCCCCGACGCCGATGACGACCAGAACCAACCGCAGTTATTCGAGATGAACCAAGAATGGACCCCATTCAGCGACAACAACCGGCTCATCACCGTCAACGCCAGTCCGGTTGGCGAGGACGAGGAAGACAATATTCTCGACACCGAAGACTGGTGGCAAAACA
- a CDS encoding proteasome assembly chaperone family protein, with amino-acid sequence MTPETPDGTFYRSADFDAVAPTLIEGLPGHGLVASIAVDQITDQLGLDQYGAIRSDTLPPVASFTDGLVQDSVRVYGGSDPDIMTLQSDVPIPEDAFSDLSQCVLEELDEDFSQAIFLAGAPAQSEDQQGNVVGVATTNDLKTELEEADIALAEEDGAVSGVTGALINACYQADVPAALLLVRADPRLPDPAAARSVIENALEPLVEFDIDTSELQEKAEEIQRQKQQVAQQLQQAQGQQEEPVRGMFR; translated from the coding sequence ATGACCCCAGAGACTCCTGATGGGACATTTTACCGGTCGGCCGACTTTGATGCGGTGGCACCGACACTGATCGAGGGATTACCGGGCCACGGACTGGTGGCTTCGATCGCCGTCGATCAGATCACCGACCAGCTGGGCCTTGATCAGTATGGTGCAATCCGGTCCGATACCTTGCCACCCGTTGCTTCGTTCACGGACGGTCTGGTCCAGGACTCGGTACGCGTCTACGGTGGTTCGGATCCTGATATCATGACGCTGCAGAGTGATGTCCCGATACCGGAAGACGCGTTCTCCGATCTCAGCCAGTGCGTACTAGAGGAACTGGACGAGGACTTCAGCCAGGCGATCTTCCTTGCTGGTGCACCGGCCCAGTCAGAGGACCAGCAGGGTAACGTCGTCGGCGTGGCAACAACCAATGACCTGAAGACGGAACTCGAAGAGGCGGATATCGCACTCGCAGAGGAGGACGGCGCTGTGAGTGGTGTGACCGGCGCGCTCATCAATGCGTGCTATCAGGCGGATGTTCCGGCAGCGCTGCTGCTCGTCCGGGCGGACCCACGGCTCCCGGATCCGGCCGCGGCCCGGTCCGTGATCGAGAACGCGCTTGAACCGCTTGTCGAGTTCGATATCGACACCAGTGAACTCCAGGAGAAAGCGGAGGAGATTCAGCGCCAGAAACAGCAGGTCGCACAGCAATTACAGCAGGCGCAGGGCCAACAGGAAGAACCTGTCCGAGGGATGTTCCGGTAG
- a CDS encoding DUF7344 domain-containing protein, giving the protein MPTTRDTNQPKDDRREITPTQLFTAFSHERRQQTLAYLAQKPAAIALGDLAEYIAIKEEQPSYEWYERVLTDLAHCHLPHLQEAELISYDAESEIVELAVKRSVVAPYLELAGYTDA; this is encoded by the coding sequence ATGCCAACAACTCGAGACACGAATCAGCCGAAGGACGACCGTCGTGAGATCACCCCGACCCAGCTGTTCACAGCCTTTTCGCACGAACGCCGACAACAGACACTGGCATATCTGGCGCAGAAACCAGCCGCAATCGCACTCGGCGACCTCGCTGAGTACATCGCGATCAAAGAGGAACAGCCATCGTATGAGTGGTATGAGCGGGTGCTCACCGATCTCGCGCACTGTCACCTCCCACACCTGCAGGAAGCAGAGCTGATCTCTTACGATGCTGAAAGCGAAATCGTGGAATTAGCGGTTAAGCGGAGTGTTGTAGCGCCCTACCTGGAACTGGCTGGATACACTGACGCGTAG